A single region of the Raphanus sativus cultivar WK10039 chromosome 1, ASM80110v3, whole genome shotgun sequence genome encodes:
- the LOC108838447 gene encoding wall-associated receptor kinase-like 20 isoform X2, translating to MGLKHSSSLFLFILFIFFFLSSQVCSQACLKTCGQIPIKYPLGTGSGCGDSRFTRYIKCDPDQQTLTLTTHTGCYPITSVDYTKQIIYVTDSSMSTCACTRPSQGFGLDWDAPFSFHDDTVFTLLDCSVDESPVFKPLSNSTGRVSLCDRQSSSICNFLYSNCRAISLINLQESTCCVYVPLDLGPSFEMDLQKLRCSSYSGFYNLGPAQESHPENWNYGIALKYKFNVFDEYPAVCGGCERSNGACGYNTQTSSFVCNCPGGINTTSDCFFLYNSASILLPWISRAWMIYPLSWVVSWTVMSLP from the exons ATGGGTTTGAAGCACTCTTCTTCCTTATTTTTGTTtatcctttttattttcttcttcctttcttctcAAGTCTGCTCACAAGCCTGCCTAAAAACATGCGGCCAAATACCCATCAAATACCCGCTTGGAACCGGGTCTGGTTGCGGTGACTCACGTTTCACACGTTACATCAAGTGCGACCCAGACCAACAGACTTTAACGCTCACAACCCACACAGGCTGCTACCCTATCACTTCCGTCGACTACACCAAGCAAATCATCTACGTCACCGACTCGTCGATGTCCACGTGTGCATGTACCCGACCCAGCCAAGGATTCGGGTTGGACTGGGACGCTCCGTTTTCTTTCCACGACGACACCGTTTTTACGCTCCTTGACTGTTCTGTTGACGAGTCCCCTGTTTTCAAGCCGTTAAGTAACAGTACTGGACGTGTCTCTCTATGTGACCGCCAAAGCTCCTCCATTTGCAACTTCTTGTACTCTAATTGCAG GGCCATTAGTTTAATAAACCTCCAAGAATCAACGTGTTGCGTTTACGTACCTCTAGATCTCGGACCATCGTTTGAAATGGACCTACAGAAACTCCGGTGCTCGTCGTACTCCGGTTTCTACAATCTTGGTCCGGCCCAAGAATCTCACCCGGAAAATTGGAACTATGGAATCGCACTCAAGTACAAGTTCAACGTCTTCGATGAGTACCCTGCTGTGTGTGGTGGCTGCGAGCGTAGTAACGGTGCTTGTGGATACAACACTCAGACTAGCTCGTTCGTTTGTAATTGTCCCGGTGGAATCAATACGACGTCAGATTGCTTCTTCCTTTATAACTCGGCTTCTATTCTTCTTCCTTGGATTTCAA GAGCATGGATGATCTACCCTTTGTCATGGGTTGTTTCTTGGACAGTGATGAGTCTTCCCTGA
- the LOC130495702 gene encoding dynamin-2A-like, with protein sequence MVQNELARLGEQLVNSAEGTRAIALELCREFEEKFLLHLAGGEGSGWKVVASFEGTFPNRIKQLPLDRHFDLNNVKRVVLEADGYQPYLISPEKGLRSLIKIVLELAKDPARLCVDEVHRVLVDIVSASANATPGLGRYPPFKREVVAIASAALDGFKNEAKKMVVALVDMERAFVPPQHFIRLVQRRMERQRREDELKGRSSKKGQDAEQSLLSRAASPQPDGGSMKSMKDKPSPQDKETPEVSGLKTAGPEGEITAALIKLTSKVDNKNIFFHVGYLMKKSAKTNGWSRRWFVLNEKTGKECTIEEIPEEEVEKSKSSKDKKANGPDPKGPGLVFKLTCKVPYKTVLKAHNSLVLKAESAVDKNEWINKLLKVIQARGGQVGNVSMRQSFSEGSLDKMVRKPVDPEEELRWMSQEVRGYVEAVLNSLAANVPKAVVLCQVEKSKEDMLNQLYSSISAIGNERIESLIQEDQNVKGKRERYLKQSSLLSKLTRQLSVHDNRAAAASSWSDNSATESSPKTSGGGSSGEDWMNAFNAAGNGGSDSLSRYGSGSHSRRYSDPAQNGDLPSPGSGSNRRTTPNRLPPAPPQGGSSYRY encoded by the exons ATGGTGCAGAATGAGCTAGCGAGGCTTGGGGAACAACTCGTTAACAGTGCTGAAGGTACAAGGGCTATAGCTTTGGAGCTTTGCCGTGAGTTTGAGGAGAAATTTCTTCTCCACTTGGCTGGTGGTGAA GGAAGTGGTTGGAAAGTTGTTGCAAGTTTTGAAGGAACTTTCCCCAACCGAATCAAGCAGCTTCCATTGGATAGGCATTTTGACTTGAACAATGTTAAACGG GTTGTTTTGGAGGCAGATGGTTATCAACCTTACCTTATATCTCCAGAGAAAGGGTTGAGGTCGTTGATAAAGATTGTTCTTGAGTTGGCTAAAGATCCTGCACGTCTTTGTGTTGATGAG GTTCATCGAGTTCTTGTTGACATAGTTTCAGCCTCTGCAAATGCTACACCTGGACTCGGGAGATATCCTCCTTTCAAGCGGGAG GTTGTAGCTATAGCAAGTGCAGCACTTGATGGTTTCAAGAATGAAGCCAAGAAAATGGTGGTTGCACTAGTCGATATGGAACGGGCTTTTGTACCACCTCAACATTTTATCCGTCTTGTGCAAAGGAG AATGGAAAGACAACGTCGCGAGGATGAGCTGAAAGGACGATCTTCTAAGAAGGGACAAGATGCTGAGCAGTCCCTTTTAAGCAGG GCTGCTAGTCCTCAGCCGGATGGTGGTAGCATGAAATCGATGAAAGACAAACCTAGTCCGCAAGATAAAGAGACGCCGGAGGTGTCTGGTCTGAAAACTGCTGGACCTGAGGGAGAGATAACAGCAG cCTTGATAAAACTAACTTCCAAGGtcgataacaaaaatatattctttcatGTAGGGTACTTAATGAAGAAAAGCGCAAAAACAAATGGATGGAGTAGGCGATGGTTTGTTCTGAATGAGAAAACTGGAAAG GAATGCACTATTGAAGAAATTCCCGAGGAAGAAGTAGAAAAATCAAAGAGTTCGAAGGATAAGAAGGCAAACGGACCTGATCCAAAAGGACCAGGTCTTGTATTTAAATTAACCTGCAAGGTTCCCTATAAGACTGTACTAAAAG CTCACAATTCCCTGGTGCTTAAGGCTGAGAGTGCAGTCGATAAGAACGAGTGGATTAATAAGTTGCTGAAGGTTATTCAGGCTCGAGGAGGCCAAGTGGGCAATGTTTCCATGAGACAGAGTTTTTCAGAAGGTTCACTT GATAAGATGGTTAGGAAACCCGTCGATCCAGAAGAGGAACTCCGGTGGATGTCCCAAGAAGTACGAGGTTACGTTGAAGCTGTCCTTAACAGTCTTGCAGCCAATGTTCCAAAG GCTGTTGTTCTCTGTCAAGTGGAGAAATCAAAAGAAGACATGCTGAATCAACTATACAGTTCTATCAG TGCAATTGGCAATGAGAGGATCGAGTCATTGATTCAAGAGGATCAGAACGTTAAAGGAAAAAGAGAGCGTTACCTGAAACAATCCTCTCTTCTTTCTAAGCTCACAAGGCAGCTTAGCGTTCATGACAACCGAGCTGCTGCTGCTTCAAGTTGGTCTGACAACAGTGCCACTG AAAGTAGCCCAAAAACCAGTGGAGGAGGTTCTTCAGGGGAAGACTGGATGAATGCCTTCAACGCCGCTGGTAATGGAGGGTCAGATTCATTGTCAAGATACGGATCAGGTAGTCACAGCCGCCGTTACAGTGATCCTGCTCAGAACGGAGATTTACCATCACCAGGCTCTGGTAGCAACCGCCGCACCACCCCGAACCGGCTTCCACCAGCACCACCACAGGGTGGATCATCTTACAGGTATTAG
- the LOC108827756 gene encoding glutathione S-transferase U17, whose product MASDEVKVIGAWASPFVMRPRIALNLKSVSYEFLQETFGSKSELLLKSNPVHKKIPVLIHADKPVCESNIIVEYVDETWSTSGPSMLPSNPYDRAIARFWAAYIDEKWFPSLKSILQAEGEEEKKAVLAQVEEGTALLEKAFIDCSKGKPFFNGEHVGYLDIAFGCFLGWLRVTELAAGHKVLDEAKTPSLSKWAEQFCNDPAVKPVMPDTATLAEFAKKIFAKPAA is encoded by the exons ATGGCTAGCGACGAAGTGAAGGTGATCGGCGCATGGGCGAGTCCTTTTGTGATGAGGCCGAGGATTGCTCTGAACCTCAAGTCTGTTTCCTACGAGTTCCTCCAGGAGACATTTGGTTCTAAGAGCGAGTTGCTTCTTAAATCAAACCCGGTTCACAAGAAGATTCCCGTTCTGATTCATGCTGACAAACCGGTTTGTGAATCTAACATCATCGTTGAGTATGTTGATGAGACTTGGAGCACATCTGGACCGTCCATGCTACCTTCTAATCCTTATGACCGAGCCATCGCTCGGTTCTGGGCTGCCTACATTGACGAAAAG TGGTTTCCCTCTCTAAAAAGTATCCTACAAGCtgagggagaagaagagaagaaagctGTGCTAGCTCAAGTGGAAGAAGGGACCGCGCTTCTCGAGAAGGCCTTCATCGATTGCAGCAAAGGAAAACCATTCTTCAACGGTGAACACGTTGGTTACCTCGACATTGCATTCGGGTGCTTCCTTGGTTGGTTGAGAGTCACCGAGTTGGCAGCTGGTCATAAAGTTCTTGATGAGGCCAAGACTCCTTCTCTATCCAAATGGGCTGAGCAATTTTGTAACGATCCTGCTGTGAAACCTGTCATGCCCGACACTGCAACTCTGGCTGAATTCGCTAAGAAGATCTTCGCCAAGCCTGCGGCCTAA
- the LOC108840790 gene encoding nucleolar GTP-binding protein 1: MVKYNFKKITVVPNGKQFVDIILSRTQRQTPTVTHKSNKITSLRTFYMRKIKFTQSNFSQKLSTIVDDFPRLDDIHPFYDNLLSVLYDKDHYKLALSHLTTAKNLISRIAADYVKLVKYGDSLYRCKSLKVSALGRMCTVMKRVGPSLAYLEEVRQHMARLPSIDPSARTLLICGCPNAGKSSFMNKVTRADVDVQPYAFTTKSLFVGHTDHKCLRYQVVDTPGVLDRPVEDRNVIEMCSVTALAYLRAAVLFFLDVSGSCGYSIAQQASLFHSLKALFVDKPLVIVCNKTDLVAVESLCEEDLKLIEEMKGGNEEVLVLSMSALTEEGVMAVKNVACEKLLDQRVEEKMKSRNINDRLNRFHVAMPKLRDDKERLPCTPQVVMEAGEEEEKKTEKELEDENGGAGVYSASLKKKYILAEESWKDDIIPEICDGHNVADFMDPDILNRLEELTGEEERRNAEVEEEDEFEIEGEKLTEDQKRQLADIRKKKALLIQEHRLKKSNAQNRATVPRKFDKDKKFTRERLGRDLSSLGLDPSSAMNRARSKSRGRKRERCDEDVDMNDEQEISKKICLRSLSRSRSVSRHPHEVIPGEGFKDSSQKIKAIKIGNKSHRKRNKDARRGEADRVIPTLKPKHLFSGKRGKGKTQRR, from the coding sequence ATGGTGAAGTATAACTTCAAGAAGATAACAGTAGTCCCAAACGGGAAACAGTTCGTGGACATCATCCTCTCACGCACTCAGCGCCAGACACCAACCGTGACCCACAAGAGCAACAAGATCACCAGCCTCCGCACCTTCTACATGCGCAAAATCAAGTTCACCCAATCAAACTTCTCCCAAAAGCTCTCCACCATCGTCGACGACTTCCCTCGCCTCGACGACATCCACCCTTTCTACGACAACCTCCTCAGCGTCCTCTACGACAAGGACCACTACAAGCTCGCCCTCTCCCACCTCACCACCGCCAAAAACCTCATCTCGAGAATCGCCGCCGACTACGTGAAGCTCGTCAAGTACGGCGACTCTCTCTACCGGTGCAAGTCCCTGAAAGTCTCCGCCCTCGGCCGCATGTGCACCGTCATGAAACGCGTCGGTCCTAGCCTGGCTTACCTCGAGGAGGTCAGGCAGCACATGGCGAGGCTCCCTTCGATAGACCCTAGCGCAAGGACTCTATTGATCTGCGGGTGCCCTAACGCGGGAAAGAGCTCTTTTATGAATAAAGTCACGAGAGCTGACGTGGATGTCCAGCCGTACGCTTTCACCACCAAGTCTCTCTTCGTCGGTCATACTGATCACAAGTGTTTGAGGTATCAGGTGGTTGATACTCCCGGGGTTTTGGATAGGCCTGTGGAGGACCGTAACGTTATTGAGATGTGTAGCGTCACTGCCTTGGCGTATCTTAGAGCTGCTGTGTTGTTCTTTTTGGATGTTTCCGGCTCTTGTGGTTATAGTATCGCTCAGCAGGCGTCTCTTTTCCACAGCTTGAAGGCTTTGTTTGTGGACAAACCGTTGGTGATTGTTTGCAACAAGACTGATTTGGTGGCCGTGGAGAGCCTGTGTGAAGAAgatttgaagctgattgaagaGATGAAGGGAGGGAATGAAGAGGTATTGGTTTTGAGTATGAGTGCTCTGACGGAAGAAGGCGTGATGGCTGTGAAGAACGTTGCTTGTGAGAAGCTGTTAGATCAAAGAGTAGAGGAAAAGATGAAATCTAGAAATATTAATGACCGCTTGAACAGGTTCCACGTGGCGATGCCGAAGCTTCGTGATGATAAAGAAAGGCTCCCTTGTACACCTCAGGTAGTTATGGAAGCTGgtgaagaggaggagaagaagacggAGAAAGAATTGGAAGATGAGAATGGTGGAGCTGGAGTTTACTCTGCTTCTCTGAAGAAGAAGTACATCTTGGCTGAAGAAAGCTGGAAGGATGACATCATACCTGAGATTTGTGATGGTCATAACGTTGCTGACTTTATGGATCCAGACATTTTGAATAGGCTTGAGGAGTTGACAGGCGAAGAAGAGCGTAGAAACGCtgaggttgaagaagaagatgagtttgAGATCGAAGGCGAGAAACTCACAGAGGATCAGAAGAGACAGCTGGCTGATATTCGTAAGAAGAAGGCTTTGCTGATTCAAGAGCATAGACTCAAGAAGAGCAATGCACAGAACAGAGCAACCGTTCCGAGAAAGTTTGACAAGGACAAGAAGTTTACAAGGGAGAGATTGGGTAGAGACTTGTCGTCCCTTGGTCTTGACCCTTCTTCTGCCATGAACCGTGCAAGAAGCAAATCTAGAGGCAGGAAGAGGGAGAGATGTGATGAGGACGTGGATATGAACGATGAGCAAGAGATTAGTAAGAAGATATGTTTGAGATCTTTGTCGAGATCGAGATCAGTGTCAAGGCATCCGCATGAAGTGATACCTGGTGAAGGCTTCAAAGATTCGTCGCAGAAGATTAAGGCTATCAAGATTGGGAACAAGTCTCACAGGAAGAGGAACAAAGATGCACGTCGTGGAGAAGCCGACAGAGTTATACCAACacttaaaccaaaacacttgtTTTCAGGTAAAAGAGGGAAAGGAAAAACTCAAAGGCGTTGA
- the LOC108840989 gene encoding putative pentatricopeptide repeat-containing protein At1g10330 yields the protein MLSSFTLSLDDALHLLQRFLTSSNQIKQIHSVLLITNALLPSSRKTKFVYNTLIRSHLTTGHYNTSLSLFNHMLANQVKPINLTFPSLIKAASSSFSVSYGVSLHSQALRRGVLRDPFVPTSFVQFYGQVGDPRSSRKMFDEILDPCVVACNTMLDACGRNGEMDSAFELFRRMPVTDVVSWTTVINGFGKNGSHSEAVMLFREMISLVTPNEATLVSVLSSCANLDQGGGVHLGKQIHCYVMRKEIIVTATLGTALLDMYGKGGDLETALIVFNKIYDKKVCAWNAMISALASNGRPERALEMFETMKSRNVNPNGITLLAVLTACARSKLVELGIELFTSVCSEYKITPTSEHYGCMVDLIGRAGLLVDAVNFVKSLQLGADASVLGALLGACKIHEDAELGDKVGKQLIGMQPEHCGQYVALSTLKALGNNWAEAEEMRKVMVEAGIRKIPAYSVLS from the coding sequence ATGCTTTCGAGTTTCACTCTGTCTCTCGATGACGCGCTTCATCTTCTCCAACGTTTCCTTACCTCCTCAAACCAGATCAAACAGATCCACTCTGTTCTGCTCATCACCAACGCATTGCTCCCTTCTAGCCGGAAGACCAAGTTCGTCTACAACACTCTCATCCGATCCCATCTCACCACAGGACATTACAACActtctctgtctctcttcaaCCACATGCTTGCAAACCAAGTCAAACCCATCAACCTCACTTTCCCTTCCCTCATAAAAGCAGCTTCCTCTTCCTTCTCCGTCTCCTACGGCGTTTCCTTACACTCCCAAGCTCTCAGACGCGGCGTTCTACGTGACCCGTTCGTGCCGACTTCCTTCGTTCAGTTCTACGGCCAAGTAGGTGATCCTCGAAGCTCGAGGAAGATGTTCGACGAGATCTTGGATCCTTGCGTTGTTGCTTGCAACACTATGCTCGATGCTTGCGGAAGAAACGGAGAGATGGACTCTGCTTTCGAGCTGTTTCGGAGAATGCCTGTGACCGATGTGGTCTCTTGGACTACTGTTATCAACGGGTTTGGTAAGAACGGTTCTCACTCCGAAGCTGTAATGCTTTTTAGGGAGATGATAAGTTTAGTAACCCCCAACGAAGCTACTTTGGTTAGTGTGCTTTCTTCCTGTGCTAATTTAGATCAAGGAGGTGGTGTTCATTTAGGGAAGCAGATTCATTGTTATGTTATGAGGAAAGAGATCATCGTAACTGCTACGTTAGGGACCGCTTTGCTTGATATGTATGGGAAAGGGGGTGACTTGGAGACGGCGTTGATCGTTTTCAATAAGATTTACGACAAAAAGGTTTGCGCTTGGAACGCGATGATCTCAGCTCTTGCCTCCAATGGTAGACCTGAGAGAGCGTTAGAGATGTTTGAGACGATGAAATCAAGGAACGTGAATCCGAATGGGATCACTTTGCTTGCGGTGCTCACGGCCTGTGCTCGATCTAAACTTGTGGAGTTAGGTATCGAGCTGTTCACTTCCGTATGTAGCGAGTACAAGATCACTCCAACGTCAGAGCATTATGGTTGCATGGTTGATCTCATCGGAAGAGCTGGACTATTGGTTGACGCTGTGAATTTCGTAAAGAGTTTGCAGTTGGGGGCTGATGCTTCTGTTCTTGGTGCTCTTTTGGGTGCTTGCAAGATTCACGAGGATGCTGAATTGGGGGATAAAGTAGGGAAACAGCTTATTGGAATGCAGCCAGAGCACTGTGGTCAGTACGTGGCGTTGTCGACACTAAAGGCTTTGGGTAACAATTGGGCAGAAGCAGAGGAGATGAGGAAGGTCATGGTAGAAGCTGGAATACGGAAAATCCCTGCATATAGTGTCTTGTCTtga
- the LOC108858228 gene encoding cytosolic Fe-S cluster assembly factor NBP35-like encodes MDKGEIPEDANEHCPGPQAETAGKSESCAGCPNQQVCASGTAPKGPDPDLVAISERMATVKHKILVLSCKGGVGKSTFSAQLSFALAGMDHQVGLMDLDICGPSMPKMLGLEGQGIHKSNFGWQPVYVGDNLGVMSISFVFPESADEPAIWSGPRKTDLIKRFLKDVYWRDIDYLVVDTPPGTSDEHITISSCLAGIDGAIIVTTPQEVAMVDVRKGVNFCKRKGIDVLGVVENMSGLVQPLSDFKFTKQLGSSAVDVTEDMISCLRENAPPELRLDDVFVWSQVFDGSGGGAERMCEEMGVPFLGKVPLDPQLCRAAERGKSCFEGNKCSVSAPALKSIIEKVIASINIKEDLSPGGGEKK; translated from the exons ATGGATAAAGGAGAGATTCCAGAGGACGCCAACGAGC ATTGCCCAGGTCCCCAAGCCGAAACTGCTGGAAAGTCAGAGTCCTGCGCAGGTTGCCCTAATCAACAAGTATGTGCCAGTGGCACTGCTCCTAAGGGACCTGATCCAG ATTTGGTTGCTATATCTGAAAGAATGGCAACCGTGAAGCACAAGATACTGGTTCTTTCTTGCAAAGGTGGGGTTGGTAAGAGCACATTCTCAGCTCAGCTCTCGTTTGCCCTAGCAGGAATGGACCATCAAGTAGGCCTGATGGACTTGGATATATGCGGGCCAAGCATGCCCAAAATGTTAGGCCTGGAAGGGCAAGGCATTCACAAGAGCAACTTCGGATGGCAACCAGTTTACGTGGGAGACAACCTCGGTGTCATGTCCATATCTTTCGTGTTCCCCGAGTCTGCTGACGAGCCTGCCATCTGGAGCGGTCCACGCAAAACCGATCTCATCAAACGGTTTTTAAAAGACGTTTACTGGAGAGACATCGATTACCTTGTGGTTGACACCCCACCAGGAACCTCAGACGAGCACATCACCATCTCCAGTTGCCTTGCGGGGATCGACGGTGCTATCATCGTCACGACTCCCCAGGAAGTCGCCATGGTCGACGTCAGAAAGGGCGTGAACTTTTGCAAGAGAAAAGGGATCGACGTGCTGGGAGTAGTAGAGAACATGAGTGGTTTAGTTCAACCGTTGAGTGACTTCAAGTTCACGAAGCAGCTTGGCTCCTCGGCCGTGGACGTTACGGAAGATATGATCTCTTGCTTAAGAGAGAATGCACCACCGGAGCTTCGTCTAGATGATGTGTTTGTGTGGAGCCAAGTGTTTGACGGCAGCGGAGGAGGGGCGGAGAGGATGTGTGAGGAGATGGGAGTGCCGTTTCTTGGGAAAGTTCCTTTGGATCCACAGCTTTGCAGAGCAGCCGAGAGAGGTAAGTCATGCTTTGAGGGTAACAAGTGTTCTGTCAGTGCACCTGCACTTAAGAGCATCATAGAGAAAGTCATTGCTTCCATAAATATCAAGGAAGACCTCAGTCCTGGTGGTGGAGAGAAAAAATAA
- the LOC108838447 gene encoding wall-associated receptor kinase-like 20 isoform X1, giving the protein MGLKHSSSLFLFILFIFFFLSSQVCSQACLKTCGQIPIKYPLGTGSGCGDSRFTRYIKCDPDQQTLTLTTHTGCYPITSVDYTKQIIYVTDSSMSTCACTRPSQGFGLDWDAPFSFHDDTVFTLLDCSVDESPVFKPLSNSTGRVSLCDRQSSSICNFLYSNCRAISLINLQESTCCVYVPLDLGPSFEMDLQKLRCSSYSGFYNLGPAQESHPENWNYGIALKYKFNVFDEYPAVCGGCERSNGACGYNTQTSSFVCNCPGGINTTSDCFFLYNSASILLPWISTGAWMIYPLSWVVSWTVMSLP; this is encoded by the exons ATGGGTTTGAAGCACTCTTCTTCCTTATTTTTGTTtatcctttttattttcttcttcctttcttctcAAGTCTGCTCACAAGCCTGCCTAAAAACATGCGGCCAAATACCCATCAAATACCCGCTTGGAACCGGGTCTGGTTGCGGTGACTCACGTTTCACACGTTACATCAAGTGCGACCCAGACCAACAGACTTTAACGCTCACAACCCACACAGGCTGCTACCCTATCACTTCCGTCGACTACACCAAGCAAATCATCTACGTCACCGACTCGTCGATGTCCACGTGTGCATGTACCCGACCCAGCCAAGGATTCGGGTTGGACTGGGACGCTCCGTTTTCTTTCCACGACGACACCGTTTTTACGCTCCTTGACTGTTCTGTTGACGAGTCCCCTGTTTTCAAGCCGTTAAGTAACAGTACTGGACGTGTCTCTCTATGTGACCGCCAAAGCTCCTCCATTTGCAACTTCTTGTACTCTAATTGCAG GGCCATTAGTTTAATAAACCTCCAAGAATCAACGTGTTGCGTTTACGTACCTCTAGATCTCGGACCATCGTTTGAAATGGACCTACAGAAACTCCGGTGCTCGTCGTACTCCGGTTTCTACAATCTTGGTCCGGCCCAAGAATCTCACCCGGAAAATTGGAACTATGGAATCGCACTCAAGTACAAGTTCAACGTCTTCGATGAGTACCCTGCTGTGTGTGGTGGCTGCGAGCGTAGTAACGGTGCTTGTGGATACAACACTCAGACTAGCTCGTTCGTTTGTAATTGTCCCGGTGGAATCAATACGACGTCAGATTGCTTCTTCCTTTATAACTCGGCTTCTATTCTTCTTCCTTGGATTTCAA CAGGAGCATGGATGATCTACCCTTTGTCATGGGTTGTTTCTTGGACAGTGATGAGTCTTCCCTGA